Proteins from a genomic interval of Corythoichthys intestinalis isolate RoL2023-P3 chromosome 3, ASM3026506v1, whole genome shotgun sequence:
- the LOC130912853 gene encoding vesicle-associated membrane protein 5-like yields MHNGKSQLQQAQEDAEEVGAIMLDNMNKAQERHWKLDDLDERAEALLQKSKVFEKTTRQVKESRMKKAKCKKLIIIIIVVVVVLVIISLVAIICSFVIKK; encoded by the exons CACAACGGGAAAAGCCAATTGCAGCAGGCTCAGGAGGATGCGGAGGAGGTGGGGGCCATCATGCTGGATAACATGAACAAGGCGCAGGAGCGACATTGGAAACTGGATGACCTGGATGAAAGAGCTGAAGCGCTTCTACAAAAG TCCAAAGTCTTTGAAAAGACAACCAGACAAGTGAAGGAATCAAGAATGAAGAAGGCAAAATGTAAGAAGTTgatcatcattatcattgtaGTTGTAGTTGTTTTAGTCATCATCTCACTTGTAGCAATCATCTGTTCctttgtcataaaaaaataa